A stretch of Dietzia lutea DNA encodes these proteins:
- a CDS encoding glycoside hydrolase family 25 protein, with protein MTTAGSSARRALLPRLVVALASAAALSVGLLVVVISPRADAEVPLSPVYHGLAQGLDASSWQHPHGAGVDWHAAAAAGQSFAFIKATEGSGPANRYYEADVAEARAAGMLVGGYHKARPAMDPAQQAHAFADRLQSVGGPQLPPVLDLETDEGLDARQLADWTQVFLDTLAHRTGRTPILYTYRYFWIDRMANTPRFAEYPLWLAEYGVSEPTLPMIGGWDQWLFWQRSETGEVPGFADDVDLNVFAGTRADLDAWLGPVEPAPAPENAPAPAPEAVPAPAPAAEAPAPIPPEVPVPVEAVTIPVPRDLPTPDGVRLPESIEVPAEVMAQLADGLR; from the coding sequence ATGACTACTGCCGGATCGTCAGCCCGACGCGCCCTCCTCCCCCGACTTGTCGTCGCCCTGGCCTCTGCAGCAGCTCTCTCGGTCGGCCTCCTCGTCGTCGTCATCTCCCCCCGCGCCGACGCCGAGGTGCCGCTCTCGCCCGTCTACCACGGCCTCGCGCAGGGCCTCGACGCGTCCAGCTGGCAGCACCCACACGGTGCCGGCGTCGACTGGCACGCCGCCGCCGCGGCCGGACAGTCCTTCGCGTTCATCAAGGCCACCGAGGGCAGCGGGCCGGCCAACCGGTACTACGAGGCGGACGTCGCCGAGGCGCGCGCCGCCGGGATGCTCGTCGGCGGCTACCACAAGGCCCGGCCCGCGATGGACCCCGCGCAGCAGGCCCACGCGTTCGCCGACCGCCTGCAGTCGGTGGGCGGCCCTCAGTTGCCGCCCGTGCTGGACCTCGAGACCGACGAGGGGCTCGACGCCCGGCAGCTCGCCGACTGGACGCAGGTCTTCCTCGACACGCTCGCGCACCGCACCGGCCGCACGCCGATCCTCTACACGTACCGCTACTTCTGGATCGACCGCATGGCCAACACCCCGCGCTTCGCCGAGTACCCGCTGTGGCTCGCCGAGTACGGCGTGTCCGAGCCGACGCTGCCCATGATCGGCGGCTGGGACCAGTGGCTGTTCTGGCAGCGCTCGGAGACCGGCGAGGTGCCCGGGTTCGCCGACGACGTGGACCTCAACGTCTTCGCCGGCACCCGCGCGGACCTCGACGCGTGGCTCGGGCCCGTCGAGCCCGCGCCCGCTCCCGAGAACGCCCCGGCGCCCGCTCCCGAGGCCGTACCCGCCCCGGCTCCGGCCGCCGAGGCCCCCGCCCCGATCCCGCCCGAGGTCCCCGTGCCCGTCGAGGCCGTCACGATCCCCGTCCCGCGCGATCTCCCGACGCCGGACGGCGTGCGGCTGCCCGAGTCCATCGAGGTGCCCGCGGAGGTCATGGCGCAGCTGGCGGACGGGCTGCGCTAA
- a CDS encoding DUF3054 domain-containing protein, giving the protein MAVPVMIVLDAVLVVVFSTFGRGAHSEGLGVAQVWGTAWPFLVGLAVGWLVLLAGRREPSSIGSGVLLWLATLVVGMVIRGLGDGRVPHWSFMIVAGVVTGVFLVGWRAVLARRRR; this is encoded by the coding sequence GTGGCCGTACCGGTGATGATCGTGCTCGACGCCGTACTGGTGGTGGTGTTCTCCACCTTCGGGCGCGGCGCACACTCCGAGGGCCTGGGCGTGGCGCAGGTGTGGGGGACCGCGTGGCCGTTCCTCGTGGGCCTGGCGGTGGGCTGGCTCGTCCTGCTGGCCGGCCGCCGGGAGCCCTCCTCGATCGGCTCGGGCGTCCTGCTGTGGCTGGCCACGCTGGTGGTGGGCATGGTGATCCGCGGGCTCGGCGACGGCCGGGTGCCGCACTGGAGCTTCATGATCGTGGCCGGCGTCGTCACCGGGGTGTTCCTGGTGGGCTGGCGCGCGGTGCTCGCCAGGCGGCGGCGTTAG
- a CDS encoding lysylphosphatidylglycerol synthase transmembrane domain-containing protein: MTGTRGAEVRRRIRAVLGNPWLKAGATLAVLGFILYWLRGQMPFFAEGFEAVARPHWGWIAAALVFSYLSMSSYGSVQKVLLQSAGVRVGYWASVGLVFSANAFSTCIPGGQVFGTTLTYRKTRQWGATRVVASWQLVISGVMSTVGIVLLALLGFFLVGSVSNPFLLVLSAFGLVAIVVVVQWAARHPDKIEGSVLAVLGWLNARRRKPADHGAAGVRKVVEQADAVDLSKRQIAQAFAFSLLNWIADIGCLWAAANAVGAQHSIGGLCIAYVTGKIVATAPITPGGLGTVEVALITALTAGGLGAHQAFATVFVYRIVSFVLVALAGWVVFFLFYRGVVDVDPDADPLGEDDPGEQSSSSSPSSRTAQLRATVAAAPPAALTAMWPLHGTPWRPTVTHDSGPLPLLRVRVREDGAADDSSGANSHPFAGREAREEKDR, translated from the coding sequence ATGACGGGGACGCGGGGCGCCGAGGTACGGCGCCGTATCCGGGCTGTCCTGGGCAACCCGTGGTTGAAGGCCGGCGCGACGCTCGCCGTCCTGGGCTTCATCCTGTACTGGCTCCGCGGCCAGATGCCGTTCTTCGCCGAGGGCTTCGAGGCCGTCGCCCGGCCACACTGGGGCTGGATCGCGGCCGCGCTCGTCTTCTCCTACCTGTCCATGTCGAGCTACGGCTCCGTGCAGAAGGTGCTGCTGCAGTCCGCCGGCGTCCGCGTCGGCTACTGGGCCAGCGTCGGCCTCGTGTTCTCCGCCAACGCCTTCTCCACCTGCATCCCCGGCGGGCAGGTCTTCGGCACCACGCTGACGTACCGCAAGACCCGGCAGTGGGGCGCGACCCGGGTGGTGGCGTCGTGGCAGCTCGTCATCTCCGGCGTCATGTCGACCGTCGGCATCGTGCTGCTCGCCCTGCTCGGCTTCTTCCTCGTCGGCTCGGTGTCCAACCCGTTCCTGCTGGTCCTGTCGGCGTTCGGCTTGGTCGCGATCGTCGTGGTGGTCCAGTGGGCGGCCCGCCACCCGGACAAGATCGAGGGATCGGTGCTGGCGGTCCTGGGCTGGCTCAACGCCCGGCGTCGCAAGCCCGCCGACCATGGCGCGGCCGGCGTGCGCAAGGTCGTCGAGCAGGCCGACGCCGTCGACCTGAGCAAGCGGCAGATCGCGCAGGCGTTCGCGTTCTCCCTGCTCAACTGGATCGCCGACATCGGCTGCCTGTGGGCGGCCGCCAACGCGGTCGGTGCCCAGCACAGCATCGGCGGCCTGTGCATCGCCTACGTCACCGGCAAGATCGTCGCCACCGCCCCCATCACACCCGGCGGTCTGGGGACCGTCGAGGTCGCGCTCATCACCGCCCTGACCGCGGGCGGCCTCGGCGCGCATCAGGCCTTCGCGACCGTGTTCGTCTATCGCATCGTCAGCTTCGTGCTGGTCGCCCTGGCCGGGTGGGTGGTCTTCTTCCTCTTCTACCGGGGTGTCGTGGACGTCGACCCCGACGCCGACCCGTTGGGCGAGGACGACCCGGGCGAGCAGTCCTCGTCGTCGTCACCGTCGTCGCGCACCGCACAGCTTCGGGCGACCGTCGCGGCGGCCCCGCCGGCCGCGCTCACCGCGATGTGGCCGCTGCACGGCACGCCCTGGCGCCCGACGGTGACCCATGACTCCGGCCCGCTCCCGCTCCTCCGCGTGCGGGTGCGGGAGGACGGCGCCGCGGACGACTCGTCGGGGGCGAACTCCCACCCGTTCGCCGGCCGGGAGGCCCGGGAAGAGAAGGACAGGTGA
- a CDS encoding MMPL family transporter, with amino-acid sequence MFNSLGRFVARRRILVLICSVLVMAFLSLAGSAFGNPFGQGGFEDPDSGWATAEQLEQEAYGRDALGDVVVSYHAPEGTSVDDPAFQEPIRQSLESIRTENPDQVTGVTSFVFNQSPALVNRDAGIAVASIQIAGEAEEILQNFRAIEDQIPVEGIETDIAGLQPVAGALQDGMDADLVRAELIALPLVFLLLIVVFGGVVAAFLPVAVGVLTILGSLGALHLLSLVTPVNSFAQNVVTLIGLGLAIDYGLFVVSRFREEMAEGYPPDAAVRRSVATAGRTVVFSAVMVGVTLSGLLVFPQDFLKSVAYGAIAAVILAAALSVTLLPAVLMLLGRRVDALGIKRMQRHRTREEVENGLFGRVADFSMKRPVAVAIPVVVVLVALIIPFSGVKFGGINETYLPPDNPTRVAQEEYDQNFPGTRTDPVKLVVLGSDGATLSQIRSAANSAPGLTGPFQFARSGEQDSQGREVVVLQAGVEDRNAATETVEYLQSFPIPAGTEVFVGGNPAMEKDSVDALIAGLPWFVLYVLVATTLLMFLAFGSLVLPIKAAIMNMLGLGATLGILTWIFVDGHLSGLLGFTPGPLTSPVVVLLMAIIYGLSTDYEVFLVSRMVEARSRGARTAVAIRSGVAQTGRIITSAALILIVVTGAFAFSEIVMMKYIAFGMIAALIIDATVIRMLLVPAVMQMLGTDNWWAPKWMKRVQERIGLGEAEIDDEPELLTGRPAEADRTGTAGNAVAGPSADPDAAATDSGEAGAGAAHAPAGAATSVAVLDREPEDTSAPQAEPEPAPEPEPQAEPESEYEPVYDTEYDDEPGSAPGGKIPASELIARLMQERRQDPEA; translated from the coding sequence GTGTTCAACTCACTCGGGCGGTTCGTCGCCCGCCGCCGCATCCTCGTCCTGATCTGCTCCGTGCTCGTCATGGCGTTCCTCAGCCTCGCCGGCTCCGCGTTCGGCAACCCGTTCGGCCAGGGCGGCTTCGAGGACCCCGACAGCGGATGGGCGACCGCCGAGCAGCTCGAGCAGGAGGCGTACGGGCGCGACGCGCTCGGCGACGTCGTGGTCTCCTACCACGCCCCCGAGGGCACGTCGGTCGACGACCCGGCGTTCCAGGAGCCCATCCGGCAGTCGCTGGAGTCGATCCGTACCGAGAACCCCGACCAGGTCACCGGTGTGACCAGTTTCGTGTTCAACCAGTCGCCGGCCCTGGTCAACCGTGACGCCGGCATCGCGGTGGCCTCCATCCAGATCGCCGGCGAGGCCGAGGAGATCCTCCAGAACTTCCGGGCGATCGAGGACCAGATCCCGGTCGAGGGCATCGAGACCGACATCGCCGGCCTCCAGCCCGTCGCCGGCGCCCTGCAGGACGGGATGGACGCCGACCTCGTGCGTGCGGAACTCATCGCGCTGCCGCTCGTGTTCCTCCTGCTCATCGTGGTCTTCGGCGGCGTCGTGGCCGCGTTCCTGCCGGTCGCGGTGGGTGTGCTGACGATCCTCGGCTCGCTCGGCGCCCTGCACCTGCTGTCGCTGGTCACGCCCGTCAACTCGTTCGCACAGAACGTCGTCACCCTCATCGGTCTGGGCCTGGCGATCGACTACGGACTGTTCGTGGTGAGCCGGTTCCGCGAGGAGATGGCCGAGGGCTATCCGCCGGACGCCGCGGTGCGCAGGTCCGTGGCCACCGCCGGCCGGACCGTGGTGTTCTCGGCGGTCATGGTCGGCGTGACCCTGTCGGGCCTGCTGGTCTTCCCGCAGGACTTCCTCAAGTCCGTCGCCTACGGCGCGATCGCCGCGGTGATCCTCGCCGCCGCGCTCTCGGTCACCCTGCTGCCGGCCGTGCTCATGCTGCTCGGCCGCCGCGTCGACGCGCTCGGCATCAAGCGGATGCAGCGGCACCGGACCCGCGAGGAGGTCGAGAACGGCCTGTTCGGCCGTGTCGCCGACTTCTCCATGAAGCGCCCGGTGGCCGTGGCGATCCCGGTCGTCGTGGTGCTGGTCGCGCTCATCATCCCGTTCTCGGGCGTGAAGTTCGGCGGCATCAACGAGACCTACCTGCCGCCCGACAACCCCACGCGCGTCGCGCAGGAGGAGTACGACCAGAACTTCCCGGGCACCCGCACCGACCCGGTCAAGCTCGTGGTCCTCGGCTCGGACGGTGCGACGCTGTCGCAGATCCGTTCGGCCGCCAACTCCGCGCCCGGGCTCACCGGCCCGTTCCAGTTCGCCCGCTCGGGTGAGCAGGACTCGCAGGGCCGCGAGGTCGTGGTGCTGCAGGCCGGCGTGGAGGACCGCAACGCGGCCACCGAGACCGTCGAGTACCTGCAGTCCTTCCCGATCCCCGCCGGGACCGAGGTGTTCGTCGGCGGCAACCCCGCGATGGAGAAGGACTCGGTCGACGCCCTGATCGCCGGGCTGCCGTGGTTCGTCCTGTACGTCCTCGTGGCCACGACGCTGCTGATGTTCCTGGCGTTCGGGTCCTTGGTGCTGCCGATCAAGGCGGCCATCATGAACATGCTCGGCCTGGGCGCCACGCTGGGCATCCTCACGTGGATCTTCGTCGACGGGCACCTGTCCGGGCTGCTCGGCTTCACGCCGGGCCCGCTCACCTCGCCGGTCGTGGTGCTGCTCATGGCGATCATCTACGGACTGTCCACGGACTACGAGGTGTTCCTCGTCTCGCGCATGGTCGAGGCCCGCTCCCGCGGCGCGCGCACCGCGGTGGCGATCCGCAGCGGCGTCGCGCAGACCGGCCGGATCATCACGTCGGCGGCGCTCATCCTTATCGTGGTGACGGGCGCATTCGCCTTCTCCGAGATCGTGATGATGAAGTACATCGCGTTCGGCATGATCGCCGCGCTCATCATCGACGCCACCGTCATCCGCATGCTGCTGGTGCCGGCGGTCATGCAGATGCTCGGCACCGACAACTGGTGGGCGCCGAAGTGGATGAAGCGGGTCCAGGAGCGGATCGGCCTGGGCGAGGCGGAGATCGACGACGAGCCCGAGCTCCTCACCGGTCGGCCCGCCGAGGCCGACCGCACGGGAACGGCCGGGAACGCGGTCGCGGGACCGTCGGCGGACCCGGACGCCGCCGCCACGGACTCCGGTGAGGCGGGCGCCGGGGCGGCGCACGCGCCGGCCGGGGCCGCCACGTCGGTCGCCGTGCTCGACCGCGAGCCCGAGGACACGAGCGCCCCGCAGGCCGAGCCCGAGCCGGCCCCCGAGCCGGAGCCGCAGGCCGAGCCCGAGTCCGAGTACGAGCCCGTGTACGACACGGAGTACGACGACGAGCCCGGGTCCGCCCCCGGCGGCAAGATCCCCGCCTCCGAACTGATCGCCCGCCTGATGCAGGAACGTCGACAGGATCCAGAGGCGTGA
- a CDS encoding NYN domain-containing protein, whose product MTPPDEMRNHDTTDVATPDGPGVVLLVWDAPNVDMGLGSILGGRPTAVYRPRFDALGRWLLGYTADLSVRTQDALEAEATVFTNIVPGTSDNVRPWVEALRNVGFAVFAKPKTSDDSDVDDDMLEHIDRRAESGRLAGVVVASADGQAFREPLEELAEDIPVAVIGFREHATWAVQHDTITFLDLEDIPGVFREPLPRVSLDNLPDEGAWLQPLRPLSALLTSR is encoded by the coding sequence ATGACCCCACCAGACGAGATGCGCAACCACGACACGACGGACGTGGCCACGCCCGACGGACCGGGGGTGGTGCTCCTCGTGTGGGACGCGCCCAACGTCGACATGGGCCTCGGCTCGATCCTCGGCGGCCGCCCGACCGCCGTGTATCGCCCGCGCTTCGACGCGCTCGGCCGCTGGCTGCTCGGCTACACCGCCGACCTGTCCGTGCGGACGCAGGACGCCCTCGAGGCCGAGGCGACCGTCTTCACCAACATCGTCCCCGGCACCTCGGACAACGTCCGTCCGTGGGTCGAGGCGCTGCGCAACGTCGGCTTCGCCGTCTTCGCCAAGCCCAAGACCAGCGACGACTCCGACGTCGACGACGACATGCTCGAGCACATCGACCGGCGCGCCGAGTCCGGCCGACTCGCCGGCGTCGTGGTGGCCTCGGCCGACGGGCAGGCGTTCCGCGAGCCCCTCGAGGAGCTGGCCGAGGACATCCCGGTCGCCGTGATCGGGTTCCGCGAGCACGCCACCTGGGCCGTCCAGCACGACACCATCACGTTCCTCGACCTCGAGGACATCCCCGGGGTGTTCCGCGAGCCGCTGCCGCGCGTCAGCCTCGACAACCTGCCCGACGAGGGTGCCTGGCTGCAGCCGCTGCGGCCGCTGTCGGCACTGCTCACCTCGCGCTAG
- the trmB gene encoding tRNA (guanosine(46)-N7)-methyltransferase TrmB, with translation MNQSENPAHAAGGTPDDSARLFPRVTAYRFRRGTLRPGQQRNWEEHWPTYGRNVSDEIVDPEALFGRRAPLIVEIGSGTGTSTAAMAAAEPDIDVIAVEVYQPGLAQLLGMILREGLENVRMIRGDGVDVLTNMIAPAGLDGVRVFFPDPWPKARHHKRRLLQSGTFQLIASRLRPGGVLHVATDHADYAEWIAETGDAEPALERLDPATDLRHVPFSLDRPVTKFEGKGLQEERVINEFLWRRVH, from the coding sequence GTGAACCAGAGCGAGAACCCCGCACACGCGGCCGGTGGCACCCCGGACGACAGTGCCCGTCTCTTCCCCCGGGTGACCGCCTACCGGTTCCGCCGCGGCACCCTGCGACCCGGGCAGCAGCGCAACTGGGAGGAGCACTGGCCGACCTACGGTCGCAACGTCTCCGACGAGATCGTCGACCCCGAGGCGCTCTTCGGGCGTCGCGCACCGCTGATCGTCGAGATCGGCTCCGGCACCGGCACGTCGACGGCCGCGATGGCCGCGGCCGAACCGGACATCGACGTCATCGCCGTGGAGGTCTACCAGCCCGGACTGGCCCAGCTGCTGGGCATGATCCTGCGCGAGGGCCTGGAGAACGTGCGCATGATCCGCGGCGACGGCGTGGACGTGCTCACCAACATGATCGCCCCGGCCGGCCTGGACGGCGTCCGCGTGTTCTTCCCCGACCCGTGGCCCAAGGCCCGCCACCACAAGCGGCGGCTCCTGCAGTCCGGCACCTTCCAGCTCATCGCCTCGCGACTGCGACCGGGCGGCGTGCTTCACGTGGCCACCGATCACGCCGACTACGCCGAGTGGATCGCCGAGACCGGCGACGCCGAGCCCGCGCTGGAACGGCTGGACCCCGCGACGGACCTCCGCCACGTACCGTTCAGTCTGGACAGACCCGTGACGAAGTTCGAGGGCAAGGGGTTGCAGGAGGAACGGGTGATCAACGAGTTCCTCTGGCGTCGGGTGCACTGA
- a CDS encoding DUF6802 family protein translates to MTDPLAGPDPFDHHTAPDVCGLEGAPLAEPSSLGLHVPVGDEVLDLGSPEADLDGDGFMEAVTRGDDRGLTVYTDVDGDGTVDHVSTVRFDGSYDSWRLANPAEGVPFGGFTNEAGDPASPPPPPARWERTDHGHI, encoded by the coding sequence ATGACCGATCCACTCGCCGGCCCGGACCCGTTCGACCACCACACCGCGCCCGACGTCTGCGGCCTGGAGGGCGCGCCGCTGGCCGAGCCGTCGTCGCTGGGGCTGCACGTCCCCGTCGGTGACGAGGTCCTCGACCTGGGCTCCCCCGAGGCGGACCTCGACGGGGACGGCTTCATGGAGGCGGTCACGCGCGGCGACGACCGCGGCCTGACCGTGTACACGGACGTCGACGGCGACGGCACGGTCGACCACGTCTCGACCGTGCGCTTCGACGGCAGCTACGACTCGTGGCGGCTGGCCAACCCGGCCGAGGGAGTACCCTTCGGAGGCTTCACCAACGAGGCCGGCGACCCGGCCTCGCCACCCCCGCCGCCGGCGCGGTGGGAGCGCACCGACCACGGGCACATCTGA
- a CDS encoding phosphoenolpyruvate carboxykinase (GTP) — protein sequence MTTTTIPGLEGQAPTDHTEMLAWIAEVAELTQPDRVVFADGSDAEWDRLTAEMVEAGTFVKLNEEKKPNSFLAQSDPKDVARVESRTFICSETAEGAGPTNNWRDPAEMRAQMTDLYRGCMRGRTMYVVPYCMGPLDAEDPKLGIELTDSAYVVVSMKIMTRMGSAALEKIGADGAYVKGLHSVGAPLAEGEKDVPWPCNEEKYITHFPEPREIWSFGSGYGGNALLGKKCFALRIASAMARDEGWMAEHMLILKLISPTDEVHYIAAAFPSACGKTNLAMIQPTIEGWRAEVVGDDIAWMRFGADGRLYAVNPEYGFFGVAPGTNYSSNPNAMKTLEPGNAIYTNVALTDDGDVWWEDLEGTPDHLIDWLGNDWTPTGDGKPGNAAHPNSRYCVPINQCPVTAPEFNSPEGVPISAILFGGRRADTVPLVSEAYSWNHGVYIGATLSSGQTAAAEGQVGAVRRDPMAMLPFVGYNVGEYFQHWVDMGARGGDKMPKIFLVNWFRKGADGRFLWPGFGENSRVLKWVIDRIEGRVEGDETAAGLTARAADIDMTGLDTAIEDVEAALAVDPEEWRRELPLITEWLEFCGPKVPAEVHEQFAALKERLG from the coding sequence ATGACCACCACCACCATTCCCGGCCTCGAGGGTCAGGCACCAACCGATCACACCGAGATGCTCGCGTGGATCGCGGAGGTCGCCGAGCTCACCCAGCCGGACCGGGTCGTCTTCGCCGACGGCTCCGACGCGGAGTGGGATCGCCTCACCGCCGAGATGGTGGAGGCCGGGACCTTCGTCAAGCTGAACGAGGAGAAGAAGCCCAACTCGTTCCTGGCGCAGTCGGACCCCAAGGACGTCGCCCGCGTCGAGTCGCGCACGTTCATCTGCTCCGAGACCGCCGAGGGCGCCGGCCCGACGAACAACTGGCGCGACCCGGCCGAGATGCGCGCCCAGATGACCGACCTCTACCGCGGCTGCATGCGCGGGCGCACCATGTACGTGGTGCCCTACTGCATGGGCCCGCTGGACGCCGAGGACCCCAAGCTGGGCATCGAGCTCACCGACTCCGCGTACGTGGTCGTGTCCATGAAGATCATGACCCGCATGGGCTCCGCGGCCCTCGAGAAGATCGGTGCCGACGGCGCCTACGTCAAGGGCCTGCACTCGGTGGGCGCCCCGCTCGCCGAGGGCGAGAAGGACGTCCCCTGGCCGTGCAACGAGGAGAAGTACATCACCCACTTCCCGGAGCCCCGGGAGATCTGGTCCTTCGGCTCCGGCTACGGCGGCAACGCCCTGCTGGGCAAGAAGTGCTTCGCGCTGCGCATCGCCTCCGCCATGGCCCGCGACGAGGGCTGGATGGCCGAGCACATGCTCATCCTCAAGCTCATCTCCCCCACCGACGAGGTCCACTACATCGCGGCCGCCTTCCCGTCCGCGTGCGGCAAGACCAACCTCGCGATGATCCAGCCCACCATCGAGGGCTGGCGCGCCGAGGTGGTCGGTGACGACATCGCCTGGATGCGCTTCGGCGCCGACGGTCGCCTCTACGCCGTCAACCCCGAGTACGGCTTCTTCGGCGTGGCCCCCGGCACCAACTACTCGTCCAACCCCAACGCCATGAAGACGCTGGAGCCGGGCAACGCGATCTACACGAACGTCGCGCTGACCGACGACGGCGACGTGTGGTGGGAGGACCTCGAGGGCACGCCGGACCACCTCATCGACTGGCTGGGCAACGACTGGACCCCGACCGGCGACGGCAAGCCCGGCAACGCCGCGCACCCCAACTCGCGCTACTGCGTGCCGATCAACCAGTGCCCCGTCACCGCGCCCGAGTTCAACTCCCCGGAGGGTGTGCCGATCTCGGCCATCCTCTTCGGCGGCCGGCGCGCCGACACGGTCCCGCTGGTCAGCGAGGCGTACTCGTGGAACCACGGCGTGTACATCGGCGCGACCCTGTCCTCCGGGCAGACCGCCGCCGCCGAGGGCCAGGTCGGCGCGGTGCGTCGCGACCCGATGGCGATGCTGCCGTTCGTCGGCTACAACGTCGGCGAGTACTTCCAGCACTGGGTCGACATGGGCGCCCGCGGTGGCGACAAGATGCCCAAGATCTTCCTGGTCAACTGGTTCCGCAAGGGTGCCGACGGCCGCTTCCTGTGGCCGGGCTTCGGCGAGAACAGCCGCGTGCTCAAGTGGGTCATCGACCGCATCGAGGGTCGCGTCGAGGGTGATGAGACGGCCGCCGGCCTCACCGCCCGCGCCGCCGACATCGACATGACCGGACTCGACACCGCGATCGAGGACGTCGAGGCCGCCCTGGCCGTCGACCCCGAGGAGTGGCGTCGCGAGCTGCCGCTCATCACCGAGTGGCTCGAGTTCTGCGGCCCCAAGGTGCCCGCCGAGGTGCACGAGCAGTTCGCCGCCCTCAAGGAGCGCCTGGGCTGA